The Polyangiaceae bacterium genome window below encodes:
- a CDS encoding efflux RND transporter periplasmic adaptor subunit produces the protein MNGRWSWLLALLFCACAQREEAPRVMAESSPKSAETPWVAARAPEGLSLLEAPAETLPPAGAKAAVSPSFAAKVLKVHVEHGQEVAENAAIADVVMPELGRAAGAYMAASTRLSAQSKRKAQLESLRKEGLTRLSEIAEVDSAMANALADQQIALATLKIAGLGPKDASSLAASGGKMTLKSPIGGIVTEVDAVLGETREPSSPPIARVERAGSARVEARFSQKPPANAGYVFVGPLGQTIALKLLSEAPSVSGRDGAVAAWFEAREPIALPHGTLGKVRVVPDPKGGAVAVPAAAVKLEGGKPVVVLRKTGDVLPVKVLSTSGADAIVEGGLGIGDEVAADASLALALRGDKPAGGGVE, from the coding sequence ATGAACGGGCGATGGTCGTGGCTTTTGGCGCTGCTCTTCTGTGCGTGCGCTCAACGTGAAGAGGCTCCGCGTGTCATGGCGGAATCGAGTCCCAAGAGTGCCGAGACGCCCTGGGTTGCGGCGCGGGCGCCGGAAGGATTGTCGCTGCTCGAAGCGCCCGCTGAAACGTTGCCTCCGGCGGGTGCCAAAGCGGCGGTATCGCCGTCGTTTGCGGCCAAGGTGCTGAAGGTACACGTCGAGCATGGTCAAGAGGTGGCCGAAAATGCGGCCATTGCGGATGTGGTCATGCCGGAGCTCGGACGTGCAGCGGGTGCGTACATGGCTGCAAGCACGCGCCTTTCTGCGCAAAGCAAACGCAAAGCGCAGCTCGAGTCGTTACGTAAAGAAGGCTTGACGCGTCTGTCCGAGATCGCCGAGGTGGACAGCGCGATGGCGAATGCGCTCGCCGATCAGCAAATTGCGCTCGCTACGCTGAAAATTGCGGGGCTCGGGCCCAAAGACGCATCGAGCTTGGCGGCATCCGGCGGCAAAATGACGCTGAAGAGCCCCATTGGTGGAATCGTCACGGAAGTCGACGCGGTGCTCGGTGAAACGCGTGAACCTTCGAGCCCACCCATTGCTCGCGTCGAACGAGCCGGTTCGGCTCGCGTAGAGGCGCGGTTTTCCCAGAAACCGCCTGCCAATGCTGGCTACGTCTTCGTCGGTCCACTCGGACAAACCATTGCGCTGAAGCTCCTCTCCGAAGCGCCGAGCGTCAGCGGACGAGATGGCGCTGTCGCCGCGTGGTTCGAGGCTCGTGAGCCGATCGCATTGCCTCACGGAACGCTCGGCAAGGTGCGCGTGGTGCCGGATCCCAAAGGTGGAGCGGTGGCCGTGCCCGCGGCAGCGGTCAAGCTCGAGGGCGGCAAACCCGTCGTCGTGCTGCGAAAAACGGGCGATGTTTTACCCGTCAAAGTGCTTTCGACATCGGGTGCCGATGCCATCGTCGAAGGAGGTCTCGGCATTGGGGACGAAGTCGCAGCCGATGCATCGTTGGCGCTTGCACTGCGCGGCGACAAACCTGCGGGAGGAGGCGTCGAGTGA
- a CDS encoding DUF692 domain-containing protein translates to MHTTSSTISSLHGVGLGLRWDFIDDVLERLGEPGALAEIPFFEVPPENYMQRGGYFLDALMRVRERFPLITHGLTLSVGGTDPFNADYMTELAAFLRRIEAPFHSDHLCFSGHAGRVLHDLLPLPLTRAALEHVSARICEARDRMGVPFAVENITHYFVPGRPAMHEAEFIGELLERTDGHLLLDVNNVYVNALNYGFDPLAFLEKLPLDRAIAIHVAGHERWEDDDVWIDTHGADVCDPVLQLLEWVVMRTGPLPVILERDHHIPKLDELMVELRRVGVAYERGLRGFHERA, encoded by the coding sequence TTGCACACGACCTCTTCGACCATCTCGTCCCTGCACGGCGTGGGCCTCGGACTGCGCTGGGACTTCATCGACGACGTGCTCGAAAGGTTGGGCGAACCGGGGGCGCTTGCCGAAATACCCTTTTTCGAGGTGCCGCCGGAAAACTACATGCAGCGCGGCGGATACTTCCTCGATGCGCTCATGCGCGTGCGGGAAAGGTTTCCACTGATCACCCACGGCCTCACGCTGTCCGTCGGCGGGACCGATCCTTTCAATGCCGACTACATGACCGAGCTCGCAGCATTTCTCAGGCGCATCGAAGCGCCCTTCCATAGCGATCACCTTTGCTTTTCGGGACACGCAGGGCGCGTATTGCACGACCTTTTGCCATTGCCTCTCACACGCGCAGCGCTCGAGCACGTGTCCGCGCGTATTTGCGAGGCGCGGGATCGCATGGGTGTGCCGTTTGCAGTGGAAAACATCACGCATTACTTCGTGCCAGGACGTCCCGCCATGCACGAAGCGGAATTCATCGGCGAATTGCTCGAACGAACGGATGGGCATTTGCTGCTCGATGTGAACAACGTCTACGTGAATGCATTGAATTATGGATTCGATCCTTTGGCATTTTTGGAAAAATTGCCGCTCGATCGGGCGATTGCCATTCACGTGGCCGGTCACGAACGCTGGGAAGATGACGACGTGTGGATCGACACGCATGGGGCTGATGTGTGTGACCCGGTTTTGCAGCTTTTGGAATGGGTTGTAATGCGAACCGGGCCGCTACCGGTCATTCTGGAAAGGGATCACCATATCCCAAAGCTCGATGAGCTGATGGTTGAATTGCGCCGCGTGGGCGTTGCATACGAGCGAGGCTTGCGAGGGTTTCATGAGCGAGCGTGA
- a CDS encoding TolC family protein codes for MSSWLALSIAANVALSAPAAQKKVTFDQAIGLSVETPDVRSAERAVGAKRDMRGRMSTMTSNPQLYVQPGYRVLPAENHGVEVQASVMQSWNLAGLSQARTTATRLEETELSVQARALALQQRLEAARAWVDLWSAERVFDVVSREAALAGEFARLVEKAAAASAATKADSAEARAYHAEARLGVVSAEGEVFERGLLLARVLAAGADPLGSTGDLPLAPVPVGANRRDALQRASALPAVQLKALEADVQRARGAEEKAARGTSLSVGLFVQRDSPRGFVGFGAVGLTLPMFDRGERERSVTIARATQLDGETKREQANAVADLAMGLHEVDHSQEVVDTIANAILPPLEEALSHRTRLFEAGEATMLEVITARRNVTNARGRLERARAQNAWARVKVWLWLSAIDAKRETAR; via the coding sequence ATGAGCTCCTGGCTCGCGCTTTCAATCGCTGCAAACGTCGCCCTTTCAGCCCCAGCGGCGCAGAAAAAAGTCACCTTCGACCAAGCGATCGGTTTGTCCGTCGAAACCCCCGACGTTCGATCTGCCGAACGTGCCGTAGGTGCAAAACGCGACATGCGCGGGCGTATGTCGACGATGACGAGCAATCCACAACTGTACGTGCAACCCGGATACCGTGTGCTTCCCGCGGAAAACCATGGCGTCGAGGTGCAAGCGAGCGTGATGCAGTCGTGGAACCTGGCGGGGCTTTCCCAAGCTCGCACGACGGCAACACGCCTGGAAGAAACCGAATTGTCGGTGCAAGCTCGAGCCCTGGCGCTCCAGCAGCGACTCGAAGCAGCGCGAGCGTGGGTCGATCTTTGGAGCGCCGAACGCGTCTTCGATGTGGTGAGCCGTGAAGCGGCGCTTGCTGGTGAATTCGCGCGGCTCGTGGAAAAAGCCGCGGCGGCATCGGCGGCGACGAAAGCGGATTCGGCCGAAGCGCGAGCATACCATGCCGAAGCGAGGCTCGGGGTGGTGAGCGCCGAGGGTGAAGTTTTCGAGCGAGGTCTCTTGTTGGCTCGAGTGCTTGCAGCGGGCGCGGATCCGCTGGGATCGACGGGCGATTTGCCATTGGCGCCGGTGCCGGTGGGCGCAAACCGGCGCGATGCATTGCAGCGAGCTTCGGCATTGCCAGCGGTGCAATTGAAGGCGCTCGAGGCGGACGTGCAGCGAGCTCGCGGTGCCGAAGAGAAAGCAGCGCGCGGGACGTCGTTATCGGTTGGCCTCTTCGTGCAGCGCGATTCTCCGCGGGGGTTTGTCGGGTTCGGTGCGGTGGGTTTGACGCTGCCCATGTTCGATCGTGGTGAACGCGAACGAAGCGTGACGATCGCCCGCGCCACGCAGCTCGATGGGGAAACGAAGCGCGAACAGGCCAATGCCGTGGCGGACTTGGCGATGGGCTTGCATGAAGTGGATCATTCGCAGGAGGTCGTCGACACGATAGCGAATGCAATTCTCCCGCCGCTCGAAGAAGCGCTTTCGCATCGGACACGGCTTTTCGAGGCTGGGGAAGCAACGATGCTCGAGGTGATCACGGCGCGGCGAAACGTGACGAATGCGCGTGGTCGGCTGGAAAGAGCGCGAGCTCAGAATGCCTGGGCGCGTGTGAAAGTGTGGCTTTGGCTTTCGGCAATCGATGCAAAACGGGAGACGGCACGATGA
- a CDS encoding putative DNA-binding domain-containing protein, whose protein sequence is MSEREDFEDLLLVTHRLIRDADAPELLNENARAWLYAAGLSENHAEAFEGVGAKRILLYRKLVRNGMRSAIKNQIPRTAARLGAAFDTWVSRYCTEEMPRSHYLRDVAIEFVVWVLPKWENNESIPPYLVDLARYELFEFAISTAVSDVREPMKRDLVLDKSVAFDNSVRLQRYAYAVHRLSDDETDREEPAHVSTVLLGYRDDGYELQFLELSELAAGIVERLLAGKTLGESVMEAYGGSPPPEVLETIAQLLADLARRNVLLGAR, encoded by the coding sequence ATGAGCGAGCGTGAAGACTTCGAGGATCTTTTGCTCGTTACGCACAGGCTGATCCGCGACGCCGATGCACCGGAGCTCCTCAACGAAAATGCTCGCGCGTGGCTCTACGCCGCAGGCCTATCGGAAAACCACGCAGAAGCGTTCGAGGGCGTGGGCGCAAAGCGAATTTTGCTGTACCGAAAACTCGTGCGAAATGGCATGCGTTCGGCCATCAAGAACCAGATTCCTCGAACGGCCGCAAGGCTCGGGGCTGCATTCGACACCTGGGTATCCCGATATTGCACGGAAGAAATGCCGCGGTCACATTATTTGCGCGACGTTGCCATCGAATTCGTAGTTTGGGTTTTACCGAAATGGGAGAACAATGAATCGATTCCGCCATACTTGGTCGATTTGGCGCGTTATGAATTGTTCGAATTCGCGATTTCGACGGCCGTAAGCGACGTCCGCGAACCCATGAAGCGAGATTTGGTGCTCGACAAAAGCGTCGCGTTCGACAATTCGGTTCGATTGCAGCGTTACGCCTACGCCGTGCATCGGCTGAGCGACGACGAGACCGATCGTGAAGAGCCGGCGCACGTATCCACGGTGCTGCTTGGATATCGGGATGACGGATACGAGCTGCAATTCTTGGAGCTGAGTGAGCTTGCGGCAGGCATCGTCGAGCGGCTTTTGGCAGGCAAAACGCTGGGTGAGTCCGTGATGGAGGCGTACGGCGGATCGCCACCGCCCGAGGTGCTCGAAACGATTGCGCAGCTATTGGCCGATTTGGCGAGGCGAAACGTGCTGCTCGGGGCGCGGTAG